In a single window of the Desulfuromonas sp. TF genome:
- a CDS encoding (Fe-S)-binding protein, whose protein sequence is MERVPYWNISFGLLIDLLSIPAMAIFVYGLYRHWKRIKQGRSRIRLGIPVSALKIGPLYVRSFLANGIVGTRIYKKLFTGIAHGCLLWGMIILTIGTTLVFLNVLFGLPVFKGDFNRWFMGATLDAAGVAALVGVLFLLMRRVFPPERLTIFKSNSAFITIEVVIAVIIVTGFLVEGVRIAQTGPDPGSFVGNALALLLVNVALPEIHRYLWWIHGLIAISLIAYIPYSPLVHLVLAPINAGLDTPVPGPKMGVIDFEAFEGEGEEVPSLGLSRLADFQWKNLLDASTCLQCGRCHEVCPAAQTGKSLSPKGVMVTLSEYLEQGKMEDDSVLEAISTDAIYSCTTCAACMEACPVSVNQPNAILGMRQHLLMERSEIPDIMGQAHRSLEARHHPFIGTGFGPNDWRKGLEVPIFEKGKTEYLLWIGCSVAYEERTQKITRAMVHILKTAGVSFGILEENRCTGDPAKQMGNEFLFTEIAGQNIEEFNELGVSSVITMCPHCFNSFTRHYPLLGAKFAVIPHAVFIRDLIDKGAIRLSKGTETICYHDPCYLGRHNKVLSEPRQIVDAVGQLVEMPRSGNESFCCGGGGGNYWTEEEGTRINQTRALEALDTEADTIATACPFCMLMLTDGLKKHTEEQKVKDIAELVSSRMEV, encoded by the coding sequence ATGGAACGGGTCCCCTATTGGAACATCAGCTTCGGCCTGCTGATCGATCTCCTTTCCATACCGGCGATGGCAATTTTTGTATACGGGCTCTACCGCCATTGGAAGCGCATAAAGCAAGGGAGGTCGAGAATCAGGCTGGGTATTCCGGTTAGCGCTTTGAAAATCGGGCCGCTCTACGTCCGGTCCTTCCTGGCCAACGGCATAGTGGGCACCCGCATCTACAAGAAGCTGTTTACGGGGATTGCTCACGGGTGCCTTCTCTGGGGAATGATCATCCTCACCATAGGAACCACCCTGGTCTTCCTGAATGTGCTGTTCGGCCTCCCCGTTTTCAAGGGGGACTTCAACCGCTGGTTCATGGGCGCAACCCTCGATGCTGCCGGGGTGGCGGCGTTGGTCGGAGTGCTGTTTCTGTTGATGAGAAGGGTTTTCCCACCTGAGAGACTGACCATTTTCAAATCCAACTCCGCCTTTATCACGATAGAGGTTGTAATAGCCGTCATAATTGTCACCGGGTTCCTGGTCGAGGGAGTGCGGATCGCCCAAACCGGCCCAGACCCCGGCTCATTTGTTGGGAACGCACTGGCTCTGCTGCTGGTCAACGTCGCACTCCCGGAAATTCATCGATACCTGTGGTGGATTCATGGCCTGATCGCCATCTCCTTAATCGCCTATATTCCCTATTCCCCCCTTGTGCATCTGGTCCTCGCCCCCATTAATGCCGGCCTTGATACGCCGGTGCCTGGACCCAAGATGGGGGTCATTGATTTCGAAGCCTTTGAAGGAGAGGGCGAGGAGGTTCCGAGTTTGGGGCTGAGCAGGCTGGCCGATTTCCAGTGGAAAAACCTGCTCGATGCTTCCACTTGTCTGCAATGCGGCAGGTGTCACGAGGTCTGTCCCGCCGCGCAGACGGGAAAAAGCCTCTCCCCCAAGGGCGTCATGGTCACTCTGTCCGAGTATCTGGAGCAGGGAAAGATGGAAGACGATTCGGTGCTAGAAGCTATATCAACCGATGCCATCTACAGCTGTACCACCTGCGCTGCCTGTATGGAGGCCTGTCCCGTCTCTGTGAACCAGCCCAACGCCATTCTCGGCATGCGTCAACACCTGCTCATGGAACGCTCGGAAATACCCGACATCATGGGGCAGGCGCACCGGAGCCTGGAGGCCAGGCATCACCCTTTCATCGGAACCGGCTTCGGGCCCAACGACTGGCGCAAAGGGCTGGAGGTTCCCATCTTCGAAAAGGGCAAAACCGAATATCTCCTCTGGATCGGGTGTTCGGTGGCCTACGAGGAGCGGACGCAGAAGATCACCCGAGCGATGGTCCATATCCTGAAAACCGCGGGGGTCTCCTTTGGCATTCTTGAAGAGAACCGCTGCACGGGCGACCCCGCCAAGCAGATGGGGAATGAATTCCTCTTTACCGAAATCGCCGGACAGAACATCGAGGAATTCAATGAACTGGGGGTTTCCTCTGTCATCACCATGTGCCCCCATTGTTTCAACAGCTTTACCCGGCACTATCCCCTGCTTGGGGCAAAATTCGCCGTCATTCCCCATGCCGTCTTCATCCGCGACCTGATCGATAAGGGCGCCATACGATTGTCCAAAGGGACAGAGACCATCTGCTACCATGACCCGTGTTACCTGGGCAGGCATAACAAAGTGCTCTCCGAACCCCGGCAGATCGTCGACGCGGTGGGACAACTTGTCGAAATGCCGAGAAGCGGAAACGAGAGTTTCTGTTGCGGCGGCGGCGGTGGCAATTACTGGACCGAGGAGGAAGGGACGCGGATTAACCAGACAAGAGCCCTGGAGGCATTGGATACAGAAGCAGACACGATCGCGACGGCTTGCCCCTTCTGCATGCTGATGCTGACGGATGGCCTGAAAAAGCATACCGAAGAACAGAAAGTCAAAGACATCGCGGAGTTGGTGAGCAGTCGGATGGAAGTGTGA
- a CDS encoding Zn-ribbon domain-containing OB-fold protein, whose protein sequence is MGQEEVQKKKTKEKEPDITFFHPDLLEVPQDGSLPYLKGQKCKKCGQIDFKTTMCINCWSEEFETIPLSRRGKVYSFSDIYIGQPGLATPYIFAYVDLPENLRIFVQLEGDVNTYKCDEEVELTLGPIRMNNDNLPIISYKFKKISA, encoded by the coding sequence ATGGGTCAGGAAGAGGTTCAGAAAAAAAAGACCAAGGAGAAGGAGCCGGACATTACTTTTTTTCATCCCGATCTGCTGGAAGTGCCCCAAGACGGGAGCTTGCCCTACCTGAAGGGGCAAAAATGCAAAAAATGTGGCCAGATCGATTTCAAAACAACCATGTGTATCAACTGCTGGAGCGAGGAGTTCGAAACGATCCCCCTCTCCCGCAGGGGAAAGGTCTACAGCTTTTCCGACATCTATATCGGACAACCGGGGCTGGCAACTCCCTATATTTTCGCTTATGTGGATCTTCCCGAAAATCTGCGGATCTTTGTCCAGCTCGAAGGGGATGTCAATACCTACAAATGCGACGAAGAAGTGGAGTTGACGCTGGGCCCCATCCGGATGAACAACGATAATCTCCCGATTATCAGCTATAAGTTCAAAAAAATTTCGGCATGA
- a CDS encoding thiolase family protein, with the protein MKLQREVYIAGVGETRFGKHTDNFDALGREAALQAMRASSIDRPDMIQSAYVGNGFNDMVTGQTVFRGLGMCGPKLPIINVQSACSAGAMAVYCAIKDVATGLTDLSIGVGCENHTLHRQAGTAFSAARSDIETMHGAVMTGKYAMRATRYMHETGATIEDLAMITVKNRRHATHNPHAWFKGEISVEEVVNSRMVAYPMTLQQCCGIADGGAAVVVGSKEMMKKLGIDKPVKVAGAVVESGPYHNFPRDITGDDITETCSEALYEESGIGPEDVDILELHDAFTIAELLYYECMGLCKKGEGLKFLRDGQSTYGGQCVVSPRGGMLSYGHPIGASGAAQIAQNVKQLRGECGGHQVGPTPKVAMSHVTGGGLSGTEHAACTMHMLVKGW; encoded by the coding sequence ATGAAGCTACAGCGTGAAGTATATATTGCAGGTGTCGGTGAAACGAGGTTCGGCAAGCATACCGACAATTTTGATGCCTTGGGGCGAGAGGCGGCTCTCCAGGCCATGCGGGCCTCGAGCATCGACCGCCCTGACATGATCCAGAGCGCCTATGTGGGGAACGGCTTCAACGACATGGTAACCGGCCAGACGGTATTCCGGGGCCTTGGCATGTGCGGTCCCAAACTGCCTATCATCAACGTGCAGAGTGCCTGTTCTGCCGGTGCTATGGCTGTCTACTGCGCCATCAAGGATGTCGCCACGGGGCTAACCGATCTTTCCATCGGGGTCGGGTGCGAAAACCACACCCTGCACCGGCAGGCCGGCACCGCCTTCAGTGCCGCCCGTTCCGACATCGAGACCATGCACGGGGCGGTCATGACCGGCAAATACGCCATGCGAGCAACACGTTACATGCATGAAACAGGCGCCACCATTGAAGACCTGGCCATGATCACGGTCAAAAACCGCAGGCATGCCACCCACAACCCCCATGCCTGGTTCAAGGGGGAGATCTCTGTCGAGGAGGTGGTCAACTCGCGAATGGTAGCCTATCCCATGACGCTCCAGCAGTGCTGCGGCATCGCCGACGGCGGCGCTGCCGTCGTGGTCGGCTCCAAAGAGATGATGAAGAAGCTCGGCATCGACAAACCGGTAAAAGTTGCCGGTGCCGTTGTCGAGTCCGGTCCCTATCATAACTTTCCGCGGGATATCACCGGCGACGACATCACCGAGACCTGTTCCGAGGCACTCTACGAAGAGTCGGGTATTGGGCCGGAAGATGTCGATATCCTTGAGCTTCATGACGCTTTCACCATCGCCGAACTGCTCTATTACGAATGCATGGGCCTCTGCAAAAAAGGAGAGGGGCTGAAGTTCCTGCGCGACGGCCAATCGACCTATGGCGGCCAATGCGTGGTCAGCCCCCGTGGCGGGATGCTCTCCTACGGCCATCCGATCGGCGCCTCGGGGGCGGCTCAAATCGCGCAGAACGTCAAGCAGTTGCGCGGAGAGTGCGGCGGGCATCAGGTCGGTCCGACACCCAAGGTCGCCATGTCTCATGTGACCGGAGGCGGACTCTCCGGCACGGAGCATGCGGCCTGCACCATGCACATGCTGGTCAAGGGCTGGTAA
- a CDS encoding SDR family NAD(P)-dependent oxidoreductase, producing MRNKTALIAGAANEIGLAICSRLAKNGAKLLLVDSGATKLAAIAKKLAADGAEVETIAVDLANPAAVAEAAVKIAKAYKTIDILVNNIDHKDGTPISQSSLESWARSINTNVTPLVALCLGIIPEMRANNYGRIVNVGSLEYLGFSNISNYSASKSAIFGLTRSFALELAQEGITVNQVIKGDVQTADDGMAADAEEQAAERLPVKRLGKPDDIAYAVAYFASESTGYVTGQNLIVCGGKSIYSSMSA from the coding sequence ATGAGAAACAAGACCGCGTTGATAGCTGGAGCTGCCAACGAGATAGGGCTGGCAATATGTAGCAGGCTGGCAAAAAACGGGGCAAAGTTGCTGCTGGTTGATTCGGGTGCGACCAAACTGGCGGCCATTGCCAAGAAACTTGCGGCAGATGGGGCAGAGGTGGAAACGATTGCGGTTGACCTGGCAAATCCGGCCGCTGTCGCTGAAGCCGCTGTCAAAATTGCCAAGGCCTATAAGACGATTGACATTCTTGTCAACAATATCGATCACAAGGACGGCACCCCCATATCGCAGTCGTCATTGGAATCATGGGCCCGCTCCATCAACACCAACGTGACTCCGTTGGTTGCTCTCTGCCTCGGGATCATACCGGAAATGAGGGCCAACAATTACGGCCGTATCGTCAATGTCGGCAGTCTGGAATATCTCGGTTTTTCCAATATTTCGAATTACAGCGCATCCAAGTCGGCCATATTCGGTTTGACCCGCTCTTTTGCCCTAGAGTTGGCACAGGAGGGGATTACGGTCAATCAGGTCATTAAGGGAGACGTTCAAACGGCCGATGATGGGATGGCTGCCGATGCCGAGGAACAAGCTGCGGAGCGTTTGCCGGTGAAGCGCCTTGGAAAGCCCGATGATATTGCCTATGCGGTGGCCTATTTTGCTTCCGAGTCAACCGGATATGTTACAGGCCAGAATCTGATAGTCTGCGGTGGGAAAAGTATCTATTCGTCCATGTCGGCTTAA
- a CDS encoding SDR family NAD(P)-dependent oxidoreductase, with the protein METLQGKTALITGSASGMGKKTAMRMAERGAKVVINDIVPEKVEQTVAEFKARGFEVMGRVADICNASAVSEMVQAAVDTFGSLDILVNNAGMEKAGALRNLSEKDWDVTVNVNLKGAFLCSQAVHGHMVGKGWGRIINIASRAWLGGPGQAPYASAKAGLVGLTRTLALELGRKGVTVNCIAPGLIHTPMWDELPEKNRTAFLEKQPMGKIGEDDDIANTILFFANEEASFITGQVFYVCGGRSLFAG; encoded by the coding sequence ATGGAAACCTTACAGGGCAAGACTGCATTGATAACCGGATCGGCTAGCGGGATGGGCAAAAAAACCGCGATGCGGATGGCAGAACGGGGGGCCAAGGTCGTTATCAACGATATTGTTCCCGAAAAGGTGGAGCAAACGGTCGCAGAGTTCAAGGCCAGGGGATTTGAAGTCATGGGACGGGTTGCCGACATCTGCAATGCGTCGGCTGTGAGCGAAATGGTGCAGGCGGCTGTCGACACGTTCGGCTCTCTGGACATCCTGGTCAATAACGCGGGGATGGAAAAGGCCGGTGCGCTCAGGAATCTCAGTGAAAAAGACTGGGATGTGACAGTGAATGTCAATCTGAAGGGGGCGTTTCTCTGCTCACAGGCCGTTCACGGCCACATGGTTGGGAAAGGCTGGGGGCGCATCATCAATATCGCCTCCAGAGCATGGCTGGGTGGCCCCGGTCAAGCCCCTTATGCGTCTGCCAAAGCGGGTCTAGTCGGTCTGACCAGAACCCTTGCGCTGGAACTAGGCAGAAAGGGAGTCACCGTCAACTGCATTGCCCCCGGCCTGATACACACACCGATGTGGGACGAGTTGCCTGAAAAGAACAGGACGGCGTTTCTCGAAAAACAGCCTATGGGAAAAATAGGCGAAGATGATGATATCGCCAACACCATCCTTTTCTTTGCAAACGAAGAAGCCTCATTTATCACGGGGCAGGTTTTTTATGTTTGTGGAGGAAGAAGCCTGTTTGCCGGTTGA
- the elbB gene encoding isoprenoid biosynthesis glyoxalase ElbB: protein MKKQIGVVLSGCGVYDGSEIHESVLTLLTIDQLGAEAICMAPDVELEEIDHLTGRLTGIKRNVLVESARIARGRIRDIASVKVSDLDAIIFPGGFGAAKNLSNFATNGVDAIIDPEVSRLLRGMAAEKKPIGAICIAPVLIAATLGRDYSPCLTIGTDTDVASAILSTGSRHSSCAVTGSVVDQENKIITTPAYMLAERISEISEGITKTVRALLELTEAK from the coding sequence ATGAAAAAACAAATCGGTGTAGTTCTCTCCGGTTGTGGCGTATATGACGGAAGCGAGATTCATGAATCGGTCCTCACTTTGCTGACCATCGATCAGCTTGGCGCCGAGGCGATCTGTATGGCTCCGGACGTCGAACTTGAGGAAATCGACCATTTAACCGGCCGCCTGACGGGCATCAAGCGAAATGTTTTAGTCGAATCGGCACGCATCGCCCGAGGCCGGATCAGGGACATTGCCAGCGTCAAGGTCTCCGATCTGGATGCCATAATTTTCCCTGGCGGCTTTGGTGCGGCAAAGAACCTCTCCAATTTTGCGACCAATGGAGTTGACGCAATCATTGACCCGGAAGTATCTCGTCTTTTGCGGGGGATGGCTGCTGAGAAAAAACCGATAGGAGCTATTTGCATTGCTCCTGTCCTCATTGCTGCTACTCTCGGCAGAGATTATTCACCCTGTCTTACTATAGGGACCGACACCGATGTCGCCTCGGCAATTCTCTCAACCGGGAGCAGGCATTCATCCTGCGCGGTTACGGGATCTGTTGTTGATCAAGAGAACAAGATCATCACAACACCCGCCTATATGCTGGCTGAGCGGATTTCAGAGATATCGGAAGGAATTACGAAGACGGTTAGGGCACTGCTGGAACTTACTGAGGCAAAATAG
- a CDS encoding IclR family transcriptional regulator produces MDKIERQIKSVEYALNVLEVLGEVDGNFRLARLSEKLNMNKSLVYRILTTFERRGYVEKVKSSKEYRLGLGAYEVGQKFLSRMELLHLSKPVMEGLVRECDETVYLALPTGLEILFLEKIDTSNPVSTIPLVGKRYFLFKCAAGKITLSFDAVLRRRFTEEESSFSVENMDDLREQGFCHDYDILGEGVASLAVPLLNEAKKVVASLCLVGPQYRFTDEKIHNEFLPALKAAGQILSCRLGYLGYYLS; encoded by the coding sequence ATGGATAAAATAGAACGTCAGATTAAATCTGTCGAATATGCTCTTAATGTACTGGAAGTTCTGGGGGAAGTTGATGGTAACTTTCGTCTCGCCCGCTTGAGCGAAAAACTTAATATGAACAAATCCTTGGTTTACAGAATTCTTACGACATTCGAACGAAGGGGTTATGTTGAGAAGGTCAAATCATCTAAAGAGTATCGCTTGGGTTTAGGAGCGTATGAGGTAGGTCAAAAATTCCTTTCCCGCATGGAATTGCTGCACCTTTCCAAACCCGTCATGGAGGGGTTGGTCAGGGAATGTGATGAAACCGTTTACCTTGCGCTGCCCACTGGCCTAGAGATTCTTTTCTTAGAAAAGATCGATACCTCCAATCCCGTCAGCACCATTCCCTTGGTTGGGAAACGTTATTTTCTTTTCAAGTGCGCCGCCGGAAAGATCACTCTTTCCTTTGATGCCGTTTTAAGGCGAAGGTTCACCGAGGAGGAATCCTCTTTTTCAGTAGAAAACATGGATGATCTCCGAGAACAGGGATTCTGTCATGATTATGACATTTTAGGGGAAGGTGTGGCCAGCCTGGCCGTACCTCTTTTGAACGAGGCTAAAAAGGTAGTGGCATCCCTTTGCTTAGTAGGGCCTCAATACCGCTTCACTGACGAGAAGATACATAATGAGTTCCTTCCTGCGCTCAAAGCCGCCGGGCAGATCCTTTCCTGCAGGCTTGGTTATCTTGGATATTACTTGTCTTAG
- a CDS encoding PAS domain S-box protein, whose product MRAKLLEDYLRKRRGSERKEDKVRESYALLRVMFEQSSSLMGLLKPNGIVLDVNPTALSFIGCKKSDVIGKLFWETPWWTHAAEQQERLREAIGTAARGEFIRFETNHPTVDGDLIFVDFSLKPVRDDHGNVVLLLPEGRDITERKKAEESLRENYALLRVMFDQSSLLMGLLKPDGVMLDVNPMALSFIGGKKSDVVGKLFWETPWWTHAAEQQERLREAIKDAARGEFIRFETNHPTVDGKLIYLDFSLKPVKDGNGKVVLLLPEGRDITERKKADESLREAAVKYRIVADNTYNWEFWLSPQGKFLYNSPSCQRISGHQAEEFDADPALIWDIVHPDDRQLLNNHRHDIAHTKALGELEFRIIRADGELRWIHHVCQPVFDDSENYLGVRGSFSDITSRKRAEEKNLRLAAIVETSDDAIISKSVDGIITSWNKGAEKIFNYTESEVLGKSITMLIPAEYVEEVLQMHERILRGEHVEHFETVRRRKDGELINMSVTYSPIKDAHGRVVAISAIGRDITEQKRAARILLDNARINRELEIAKEIQQSFLPVCPSELQGMLMTCRCVPAAHVGGDYYDFFPLDESIVDAVIADVTGHSVGSSLLMTMARSVLKARVGLERSPGELLAEVNNLLHDDLTRAELQISMFYARLDTQNHSLVYANAGHNRPLLFRCNEDIFMELDADGLLMGVKTDVHFEEITTSVDAGDILVLCTDGIIEAEDSTGKSFGVGRLSRFVAEYCERHPREIMAAIFQELTAFTLADDVAMIIFKIV is encoded by the coding sequence ATGCGAGCAAAACTCCTTGAAGATTACCTGAGAAAACGACGAGGAAGTGAACGCAAAGAAGATAAGGTACGAGAAAGTTATGCGCTCTTGCGTGTCATGTTCGAACAGTCCTCTTCACTGATGGGGCTGTTGAAGCCGAATGGAATTGTGCTGGATGTCAACCCGACGGCTTTGAGTTTTATTGGGTGCAAAAAATCCGACGTGATCGGCAAGCTTTTTTGGGAAACACCCTGGTGGACCCACGCAGCTGAACAGCAGGAGCGGCTCCGCGAAGCCATCGGGACTGCGGCCCGGGGAGAGTTTATCCGTTTTGAAACTAACCATCCGACGGTGGATGGCGACCTGATTTTCGTTGATTTCTCGCTTAAACCGGTAAGGGACGATCACGGGAACGTAGTCCTTTTGCTGCCGGAAGGGCGCGACATTACCGAGCGCAAAAAGGCGGAAGAGTCCCTCCGTGAAAATTATGCGCTCTTGCGCGTCATGTTCGACCAGTCATCTTTATTGATGGGGCTGTTGAAGCCGGATGGAGTTATGCTGGATGTCAACCCGATGGCTTTGAGTTTCATTGGGGGCAAAAAATCCGACGTGGTCGGTAAGCTTTTTTGGGAAACACCCTGGTGGACCCACGCAGCTGAACAGCAGGAGCGGCTCCGCGAAGCCATCAAGGATGCGGCCCGGGGAGAATTTATCCGTTTTGAAACTAACCATCCGACGGTGGATGGCAAGCTGATTTATCTCGATTTCTCGCTTAAACCGGTGAAAGACGGAAACGGAAAGGTGGTTCTTCTGCTGCCGGAAGGGCGCGACATCACCGAGCGCAAGAAGGCGGACGAGTCCCTGCGGGAAGCCGCGGTCAAATACCGGATCGTTGCGGACAATACCTATAACTGGGAGTTCTGGCTAAGCCCGCAAGGAAAGTTTCTTTACAATTCTCCCTCCTGCCAGCGTATCAGCGGACATCAGGCCGAGGAGTTCGATGCCGACCCTGCTTTGATCTGGGACATCGTCCACCCGGACGACCGACAGCTTCTGAACAACCACAGGCATGATATTGCTCATACAAAGGCGCTGGGAGAGCTCGAATTTCGCATCATTCGTGCTGACGGAGAGCTGCGCTGGATTCACCACGTCTGCCAGCCTGTTTTCGATGACAGCGAGAATTACCTCGGTGTCCGTGGAAGTTTCTCCGACATCACTTCACGCAAGCGAGCCGAAGAGAAGAACTTGCGGCTGGCGGCCATCGTGGAAACATCCGATGACGCGATCATCAGCAAGTCGGTGGATGGTATCATCACAAGTTGGAACAAAGGTGCGGAAAAAATTTTCAACTATACGGAGAGCGAGGTGCTCGGCAAGTCGATCACGATGTTGATCCCGGCCGAATATGTAGAAGAAGTACTCCAAATGCATGAAAGGATCCTGCGCGGAGAACACGTCGAACATTTTGAAACCGTGCGCCGAAGAAAGGATGGGGAGTTGATCAATATGTCGGTCACCTATTCTCCTATCAAAGATGCGCATGGCAGAGTAGTTGCCATCTCAGCCATCGGCCGCGACATCACCGAACAGAAAAGAGCCGCCCGTATTCTTCTGGATAATGCGCGGATCAACCGGGAATTGGAGATTGCCAAGGAGATTCAGCAGTCGTTTCTGCCTGTGTGCCCGTCGGAGCTCCAGGGAATGCTCATGACATGTCGCTGCGTGCCGGCGGCCCATGTGGGGGGTGACTACTATGATTTTTTCCCTCTGGACGAAAGCATCGTCGATGCCGTAATTGCCGACGTCACCGGCCATAGTGTCGGCTCGTCGCTGTTAATGACAATGGCCCGCAGCGTGCTCAAAGCCAGGGTCGGTCTCGAGCGTTCGCCTGGAGAGCTTCTTGCAGAGGTAAATAATCTACTTCACGATGACCTGACCAGGGCGGAACTTCAGATAAGCATGTTCTATGCGCGGCTGGATACCCAAAATCATTCACTTGTCTACGCCAATGCCGGGCACAACCGACCCTTGCTGTTTCGCTGCAACGAAGACATTTTCATGGAACTAGACGCCGACGGGCTGCTTATGGGAGTTAAAACGGATGTTCATTTTGAGGAAATTACCACCTCGGTGGATGCCGGCGACATTCTCGTCCTCTGTACCGACGGCATCATCGAGGCGGAGGACAGTACAGGCAAGTCGTTCGGTGTCGGACGGTTGAGCAGGTTTGTTGCCGAGTATTGTGAACGGCATCCACGAGAGATTATGGCAGCGATCTTTCAGGAATTGACCGCCTTCACCCTCGCCGATGATGTGGCGATGATCATCTTTAAAATTGTCTAG